In Cervus elaphus chromosome 29, mCerEla1.1, whole genome shotgun sequence, a single window of DNA contains:
- the LOC122685891 gene encoding LOW QUALITY PROTEIN: interferon alpha-3-like (The sequence of the model RefSeq protein was modified relative to this genomic sequence to represent the inferred CDS: inserted 4 bases in 2 codons) produces the protein MHPLHKSQLDPQNLPRPPSRQPCRAPSIPVALPVSLALGMLCSSPTCTLGCELPASHGNLESFTRWSQIESVSTVSRLRDRTDXRSPQTLEDGXQAEETEAAAVEHELRLQTSQLFSTSGSSLGPDESLLDRFLIGLDQQLEELDTCLREGRSTEHSPLGSENSRLAGKSYFQRISVYLKEKEYSRCAWEVVSVEIRRSLVLANKLIGKLRK, from the exons TCCTCAGAACTTGCCTAGACCTCCCTCCAGGCAGCCCTGCAGAGCCCCCAGCATCCCCGTGGCCCTCCCCGTGTCGCTGGCCCTGGGGATGCTCTGCTCCAGCCCCACGTGCACCCTGGGCTGCGAGCTGCCCGCGAGTCATGGCAATCTGGAAAGCTTCACACGCTGGAGTCAGATTGAGAGCGTGTCCACGGTGTCCCGTCTGAGGGACAGGACTGA CAGATCTCCTCAGACCCTGGAGGACGG CCAGGCTGAGGAGACAGAAGCCGCAGCTGTTGAGCATGAGTTGCGCCTGCAGACCTCCCAGCTCTTCAGCACCTCGGGCTCTTCTCTGGGTCCGGACGAGAGCCTCCTGGACAGATTCCTCATTGGACTTGATCAGCAGCTGGAGGAGCTGGACACGTGTCTGAGGGAGGGAAGGTCGACGGAACACTCACCTCTAGGGAGTGAGAACTCCAGATTGGCTGGGAAGAGTTACTTCCAGCGAATCAGTGTGTATCTCAAAGAGAAAGAATACAGCCGCTGTGCCTGGGAGGTTGTCAGCGTGGAAATCAGAAGGAGCTTGGTCTTGGCCAACAAGCTCATTGGGAAACTCAGGAAATAA
- the LOC122686304 gene encoding interferon beta-2 has translation MTYRCLLQMALLLCFSTTALSMNYSLLRFQQRRSVAVCQKLLRQLPSTPQHCLEVRMDFQVPEEMRQAQQFRKEDAVLVIYEMLQQIFGILTRDFSSTGWSETIVEDLLVELQGQMDHLEPIQKEIMQKKNFTMGDMTVLHLKKYYFNLGQYLKSMEYNSCAWTVVRVQILTNFSFLKSLTGYLRD, from the coding sequence ATGACCTACCGGTGCCTCCTCCAGATGGCTCTCCTGCTGTGTTTCTCCACCACAGCTCTCTCCATGAACTACAGCTTGCTTCGATTTCAGCAAAGGAGGAGCGTTGCGGTGTGTCAGAAACTCCTGCGGCAGTTACCTTCAACTCCTCAACATTGCCTCGAGGTCAGGATGGACTTCCAGGTTCCTGAGGAGATGAGGCAAGCACAGCAGTTCCGGAAGGAAGATGCCGTATTGGTCATCTATGAGATGCTCCAGCAGATCTTCGGAATTCTCaccagagacttctccagcactggCTGGTCTGAGACCATCGTTGAGGACCTCCTTGTGGAACTCCAAGGGCAGATGGATCATCTGGAGCCAATCCAGAAGGAAATCATGCAGAAGAAAAACTTCACTATGGGAGACATGACCGTTCTTCACCTGAAGAAATATTACTTCAACCTTGGGCAGTACCTGAAGTCCATGGAGTACAACAGCTGTGCCTGGACAGTCGTGCGAGTGCAAATACTCACGAACTTTTCTTTCCTGAAGAGCCTAACAGGGTACCTCCGTGACTGA